In Mesorhizobium sp. 113-3-3, a genomic segment contains:
- a CDS encoding GNAT family N-acetyltransferase has protein sequence MKPMHTERLILRNWEDRDRELFHRINSDERVMEFFPFRRDRAAADAKMDEFRAWIEEDGYGFAAAELAATGECIGFVGLLATDDVPSLPADTIEIGWRLAPEFWGKGYVTEASEAWLAYGFETLAVNEIVSFAVAENHRSTAVMKRLGMTADPSADFDHPSIPDSHPMLKRHVLYRLSREGWQARKKAAG, from the coding sequence ATGAAACCAATGCACACCGAGCGCCTCATCCTGCGCAACTGGGAAGACCGCGACCGCGAGCTCTTCCATCGCATCAATTCCGATGAGCGCGTCATGGAATTCTTCCCGTTCCGCCGCGACCGTGCCGCCGCGGATGCCAAGATGGACGAATTCCGCGCCTGGATCGAAGAGGACGGCTATGGCTTCGCCGCGGCCGAGCTTGCCGCGACCGGCGAATGCATCGGTTTCGTCGGCCTCCTCGCGACCGATGATGTGCCATCGCTGCCGGCCGACACAATCGAGATCGGCTGGCGGCTGGCGCCTGAATTCTGGGGCAAGGGCTATGTCACCGAGGCCTCGGAAGCCTGGCTGGCCTACGGTTTCGAGACATTGGCCGTCAATGAGATCGTTTCCTTCGCCGTCGCGGAAAACCACCGCTCGACCGCTGTCATGAAACGCCTCGGCATGACGGCCGACCCATCGGCTGACTTCGACCATCCCAGCATTCCCGACAGCCATCCCATGCTCAAGCGGCATGTGCTCTACCGGCTGTCGCGCGAGGGCTGGCAGGCAAGAAAAAAGGCGGCTGGTTAG
- the serB gene encoding phosphoserine phosphatase SerB, whose protein sequence is MPLIATLVSRPADRALSPSLANMASRSVGASTVVWLAEGIACDLALPQEADAADMSAALRTALAGEPVDVIVQQAETRRKKILIADMDSTMIDQECIDELADEIGVKEHVAAITARSMNGEIAFEPALRERVALLKGLDAAVVDRIVANRLTLASGGRALVQTMRANGAWTALVSGGFEVFTTRIAAMLGFQENRANRLLEQDGRFTGLVGEPILGRAAKAEALLEISARLGLTPADAIAVGDGANDLDMIRLAGTGVALHAKPTVAAQAKVRIDHGDLTALLYLQGYRSEEIVQ, encoded by the coding sequence ATGCCGCTCATTGCCACGCTTGTTTCCCGTCCCGCTGACCGCGCGCTGTCGCCGTCGCTTGCGAATATGGCCTCGCGGTCGGTGGGCGCAAGCACTGTCGTCTGGCTGGCCGAAGGCATTGCCTGCGATCTTGCCTTGCCGCAAGAGGCTGACGCCGCCGATATGAGCGCCGCTTTGCGCACCGCATTGGCTGGGGAACCGGTCGATGTGATCGTCCAGCAGGCCGAAACGCGCCGCAAGAAGATCCTCATCGCCGACATGGATTCGACCATGATCGACCAGGAATGCATCGACGAGCTGGCCGATGAGATCGGCGTCAAGGAGCACGTCGCGGCGATCACCGCGCGGTCGATGAATGGCGAGATCGCCTTCGAGCCGGCCTTGCGCGAACGCGTCGCGCTTTTGAAGGGGCTCGATGCCGCCGTCGTCGACCGCATCGTCGCCAATCGGCTGACCTTGGCCTCGGGCGGCCGCGCACTGGTCCAGACCATGCGCGCCAACGGCGCCTGGACGGCACTGGTCTCGGGTGGCTTCGAGGTGTTCACCACGCGCATAGCGGCCATGCTCGGCTTTCAGGAAAACCGCGCCAACCGCCTGCTCGAACAGGATGGACGCTTCACCGGTCTGGTCGGCGAGCCGATCCTCGGCCGCGCCGCCAAGGCCGAGGCCCTGCTCGAAATTTCCGCGCGGCTCGGCCTGACGCCGGCCGATGCCATTGCCGTCGGCGATGGCGCCAACGACCTAGACATGATCCGCCTCGCCGGCACCGGTGTCGCGCTGCACGCCAAGCCGACCGTGGCGGCGCAGGCCAAGGTTCGCATCGACCATGGCGACCTCACCGCATTGCTCTACCTTCAGGGTTACCGCAGTGAGGAAATCGTCCAATGA
- the miaA gene encoding tRNA (adenosine(37)-N6)-dimethylallyltransferase MiaA: MSGIENSGADAGEGRVKNAILIAGPTASGKSALALDLAERAGGVIVNTDSMQGYSVLDVLTARPQPADLARVPHFLYGHVHPATAYSTGAWLRDVMKLIDDGELSRRPVFVGGTGLYFRALAEGLSEMPDIPPRIRDRWRYELREQGAVKLHGLLLREDSRAAMQLKPTDSQRIVRALEVLDASGRSILDWHAERGRPLIDRQTARFLVIEPDRAALVDRIERRFDQMLDKGALEEVRQLAALRLDPDLSAMKAIGVRDLQAAMAGELSFPEAIERAKIATRQYAKRQATWFRNQLGPEWQRLRPGDDLETTIQTLVANAT; this comes from the coding sequence ATGAGCGGCATCGAGAATTCCGGCGCGGATGCGGGCGAAGGCCGCGTGAAGAACGCGATCCTGATAGCCGGGCCGACCGCCAGCGGCAAGTCGGCATTGGCGCTCGACCTCGCGGAGCGCGCGGGCGGCGTCATCGTCAACACCGATTCCATGCAAGGCTATTCGGTGCTCGACGTGCTGACCGCGAGGCCGCAGCCGGCCGACCTCGCACGGGTGCCGCATTTTCTCTACGGCCACGTCCATCCCGCCACCGCCTATTCGACGGGTGCGTGGCTGCGCGATGTGATGAAACTCATCGACGATGGCGAACTGTCGCGGCGGCCGGTCTTCGTCGGCGGCACCGGCCTGTACTTTCGCGCGCTGGCCGAGGGTCTTTCGGAAATGCCCGACATTCCGCCGCGCATCCGCGACCGCTGGCGCTACGAGTTGAGGGAACAAGGCGCGGTCAAGCTGCATGGCCTGCTGTTGCGCGAGGATTCGAGAGCCGCCATGCAGCTCAAGCCAACCGACAGCCAGCGCATCGTGCGGGCGCTCGAAGTGCTCGACGCCTCCGGCCGTTCGATCCTGGACTGGCACGCGGAGCGCGGCCGGCCGCTCATCGACAGGCAGACGGCGCGTTTCCTGGTCATCGAGCCGGACCGGGCCGCGCTGGTCGATCGCATTGAAAGGCGCTTTGACCAGATGTTGGACAAGGGCGCGCTGGAGGAAGTCAGGCAACTAGCGGCCCTTCGCCTTGATCCGGACCTGTCGGCCATGAAGGCGATCGGCGTTCGCGACCTGCAGGCCGCGATGGCCGGAGAGCTAAGCTTTCCCGAGGCGATCGAGCGCGCCAAGATCGCAACCCGGCAATATGCCAAGCGGCAGGCGACCTGGTTTCGCAATCAGCTGGGGCCGGAATGGCAGAGATTGCGCCCCGGTGACGATCTCGAAACCACGATCCAAACACTTGTTGCTAATGCAACTTAA
- a CDS encoding GGDEF domain-containing protein: MRFHKAESAFFVFIFVILAAGLVTLHAYGLLQSFAMELHTQSGLDKVIYLNKLLFATGVLLATALFFGIFFIYPLIRKQATEEGKLRAMTVSLSARSETLEHAALTDSLTGMQNRRYFDDALKEYLEEFRRIEKPVGLMILDLDHFKQVNDTHGHDVGDEVLRAVASCLKDMTRYHDVVARLGGEEFAVVTPNMEAELLAKFAERIRKAIANMSILSGNVRLKITTSVGLAVWDRKETAEEFYRRADRQLYEAKRQGRNRVCA; this comes from the coding sequence ATGCGTTTCCATAAGGCGGAATCCGCATTTTTCGTCTTTATTTTCGTGATCCTGGCCGCTGGTCTGGTGACGCTGCACGCCTATGGGCTCCTGCAATCCTTCGCCATGGAACTCCATACCCAGTCTGGCCTGGACAAGGTCATCTACCTCAACAAGCTGTTGTTCGCGACCGGCGTGCTGCTCGCGACCGCACTGTTTTTCGGCATCTTCTTCATCTATCCGCTGATCCGCAAACAGGCGACGGAAGAAGGCAAGCTGCGCGCCATGACGGTTTCGCTCAGCGCCCGCTCCGAAACGCTTGAGCACGCCGCGCTGACGGACAGCCTGACCGGCATGCAGAACCGGCGCTATTTCGACGATGCGCTGAAGGAGTATCTCGAGGAGTTCCGCCGCATCGAGAAGCCGGTCGGGCTGATGATCCTCGATCTCGACCATTTCAAGCAGGTCAACGACACCCACGGCCACGATGTCGGCGATGAGGTGCTCAGGGCCGTGGCCAGCTGCCTGAAGGACATGACGCGCTACCACGACGTGGTGGCGCGGCTCGGCGGCGAGGAGTTTGCCGTGGTCACGCCCAATATGGAGGCAGAGCTGCTGGCCAAGTTCGCCGAGCGCATCCGCAAGGCGATCGCCAACATGTCGATCCTTTCGGGCAATGTCCGGCTCAAGATCACCACCAGCGTCGGCCTTGCCGTATGGGACCGCAAGGAAACGGCCGAGGAATTTTATCGCCGCGCCGACCGCCAGCTCTATGAAGCGAAGAGGCAAGGCCGCAACCGCGTCTGCGCCTAA
- a CDS encoding ATP-binding protein: MYVEREASVGEPTSQERRNAEQNDRRILGNVVQCDGARATISAYADDVDGAVTGLWTVGKMISINLGTTRTVGLVYGIGKSDRAWSNEGQNAIEVSIELIGEVRDGAEPGAKPIFDRGITTYPHIGAVAHRIRSRDLQAVYDLAGRHSITIGSLAQDESIAANIAIDDTLARHFAIVGTTGVGKSTAVSLLLRKSIEARPDLRILILDPHNEFASSLPEYCVRVDSKTLDLPFWMFKLEEFAEVLFRGRETDPEEIDALRDLIPLAKNLYRNPNSGAYLRRGNDALTADTPVPYRIADLLKQIDERMGMLESKNERPTLKSLKTRIESAAADPRYRFMFSSRLIEDTIHETIGNIFRVPHHGRPVTCFEMAGMPSEVVNSVCSVLARLAFDLALWSEGKLQLLFLCEEAHRYMPADPRLGFAPTRHALSRIAKEGRKYGCYLGVVTQRPGELDPTILSQCSTFFAMRLANEQDQAIIRSAIADSSASTLAFLSSMGQREAIAFGEGVATTMRLKFERLPSHLLPGTAKREEVESPKTGDDVDLVAIVERLRNVPKPTPQAMAFAEVVDSGRQAGDPDYRKPATARVQSDDDFDMRYGLKPATFGLRPQND; this comes from the coding sequence ATGTATGTCGAACGCGAAGCTTCCGTCGGAGAACCGACATCGCAGGAGCGCCGCAACGCAGAGCAGAACGACCGTCGCATCCTGGGCAATGTCGTGCAATGCGACGGCGCGCGCGCCACCATCAGCGCCTATGCCGACGACGTCGACGGCGCGGTGACCGGCCTTTGGACGGTCGGCAAGATGATCTCGATCAATCTGGGCACGACGCGAACCGTGGGCCTCGTCTATGGCATCGGCAAATCCGACCGCGCCTGGAGCAATGAAGGCCAGAACGCCATCGAGGTCAGCATCGAGCTGATCGGCGAAGTGCGCGACGGCGCCGAGCCCGGCGCCAAGCCGATCTTCGACCGCGGCATCACCACCTATCCGCATATCGGCGCGGTCGCGCACCGCATCCGCAGCCGCGACCTGCAGGCCGTCTACGATCTGGCCGGTCGCCATTCCATTACCATCGGCTCGCTGGCGCAGGACGAGTCGATCGCCGCCAACATCGCCATCGACGACACGCTGGCGCGCCATTTCGCCATTGTCGGCACCACCGGCGTCGGCAAATCCACGGCCGTTTCGCTGCTGCTGCGCAAATCGATCGAGGCACGCCCCGATCTGCGCATCCTGATCCTCGACCCGCACAATGAATTTGCGAGCTCGTTGCCTGAATATTGCGTCAGGGTCGATTCCAAGACGCTCGACCTGCCGTTCTGGATGTTCAAGCTCGAGGAATTCGCCGAGGTGCTGTTTCGCGGTCGTGAGACCGACCCGGAAGAAATCGACGCCCTGCGCGACCTCATTCCGCTTGCCAAAAATCTCTACCGCAACCCGAATTCAGGTGCTTATCTCAGGCGCGGCAATGACGCGCTGACCGCCGATACGCCCGTGCCTTACCGCATCGCCGACCTGCTCAAGCAGATCGACGAGCGCATGGGCATGCTCGAAAGCAAGAACGAGCGCCCGACGCTCAAATCGCTGAAGACGCGCATCGAATCGGCCGCCGCCGATCCGCGCTACCGCTTCATGTTCAGTTCGCGCCTGATCGAGGACACCATCCACGAGACGATCGGCAACATTTTTCGCGTACCGCATCACGGCCGGCCGGTGACCTGCTTCGAGATGGCCGGCATGCCCTCCGAAGTGGTCAACTCTGTCTGTTCGGTGCTGGCGCGCCTGGCCTTCGACCTCGCTCTGTGGAGCGAGGGCAAGCTGCAACTCCTGTTTCTATGCGAGGAAGCGCACCGCTATATGCCGGCCGATCCGCGTCTCGGCTTCGCGCCGACCCGGCACGCGCTGTCGCGCATCGCCAAGGAAGGCCGCAAATATGGCTGCTATCTCGGCGTCGTCACGCAGCGTCCGGGCGAGCTCGACCCGACCATCCTGTCGCAATGTTCGACCTTCTTCGCCATGCGGCTCGCCAACGAGCAGGACCAGGCGATCATCCGCTCGGCCATCGCCGACTCGTCCGCCTCCACGCTTGCCTTCCTGTCGTCCATGGGCCAGCGCGAGGCCATCGCCTTCGGCGAAGGCGTGGCGACGACCATGCGGCTGAAGTTCGAAAGACTGCCCAGCCACCTGCTTCCCGGCACGGCCAAGCGCGAAGAGGTCGAGTCGCCGAAGACCGGCGACGATGTCGACCTGGTGGCGATCGTCGAGCGGCTGCGCAACGTGCCGAAACCCACCCCACAGGCGATGGCCTTCGCCGAGGTGGTCGATTCCGGCCGCCAGGCCGGCGATCCCGACTACCGCAAGCCGGCGACTGCCCGCGTGCAATCGGACGACGATTTCGACATGCGCTACGGCCTGAAGCCCGCCACCTTCGGCCTGCGCCCCCAGAACGACTGA
- a CDS encoding helix-turn-helix domain-containing protein, whose translation MDDIANDISSTIGRRIHTERVMRDWSLAELAERSGVSKAMLSTIERGMTSPTAALLVRIAAAFGMTLSTLIARAELQGGGVLREADQPVWRDPDTGYVRRHLSPAGDMPLELIKVHLPAGARVSLPAASYAFIKQQIWLISGRLEFTEGDVVHRLEPGDCLALGAPSDCTFHAMETGADYLVALVRG comes from the coding sequence ATGGATGATATAGCGAACGATATTTCTTCGACGATCGGCCGGCGAATTCACACCGAGAGGGTCATGCGGGACTGGTCGCTGGCCGAACTCGCCGAGCGGTCCGGTGTTTCCAAGGCGATGCTGAGCACGATCGAGCGCGGCATGACCAGCCCGACGGCGGCCCTTCTGGTGCGCATCGCGGCAGCCTTCGGCATGACGCTGTCGACCCTCATCGCGCGGGCGGAATTGCAAGGTGGCGGGGTGCTGCGCGAGGCCGACCAGCCGGTGTGGCGCGATCCCGATACAGGCTATGTCAGGCGGCATCTGTCACCGGCCGGTGACATGCCGCTCGAACTGATCAAGGTGCATCTGCCGGCGGGCGCCAGGGTCAGCCTGCCGGCGGCTTCCTATGCCTTCATCAAGCAGCAGATCTGGCTGATTTCCGGACGGCTCGAATTCACCGAGGGCGATGTGGTGCACAGGCTCGAACCCGGCGACTGCCTGGCGCTGGGCGCGCCTTCGGACTGCACCTTCCACGCCATGGAGACAGGCGCCGACTATCTCGTCGCGCTGGTCAGAGGCTGA
- a CDS encoding GNAT family N-acetyltransferase produces the protein MNSIEIEALGASAQTLAMLADLLVETVAAGGSVSFMHPLAPEAASAFWQKSLAAAAKGKRVVLGAWDGKTLIGTVTLLLDFPPNQPHRAEIAKLMTSVEHRGRGIGTRLMRAAERLAVEKGRTLLVLDTATEEGASGLYKKLGFTQAGEIPDFALKPHGGLTGTLIYWKRIGAASR, from the coding sequence ATGAATTCCATTGAAATCGAAGCGCTCGGCGCCAGTGCGCAAACGTTGGCGATGCTGGCTGATCTGCTGGTCGAAACGGTTGCGGCCGGTGGTTCCGTCAGCTTCATGCATCCGCTGGCACCGGAAGCGGCAAGCGCGTTCTGGCAGAAATCCCTGGCCGCGGCGGCAAAGGGCAAACGGGTGGTGCTCGGCGCCTGGGACGGCAAGACCCTGATCGGCACCGTCACGCTGCTGCTCGACTTCCCACCCAACCAGCCGCACCGGGCCGAGATCGCCAAGCTGATGACATCGGTCGAACACCGGGGCAGGGGTATCGGAACGCGGCTGATGCGGGCCGCGGAGCGTCTCGCCGTGGAGAAGGGGCGCACGCTGCTGGTTCTGGATACGGCGACGGAAGAGGGCGCCTCGGGCCTCTACAAAAAACTCGGTTTCACCCAGGCCGGGGAAATACCCGACTTTGCGCTGAAGCCGCATGGCGGGCTGACCGGCACGCTGATCTACTGGAAGCGCATCGGCGCTGCATCGCGATAG
- a CDS encoding LysR family transcriptional regulator produces the protein MHRKPIPALPPLDWLRSFEAAARLSNFTAAAAELGLTQAAVSQHIRLLEERLKTRLFSRLARGVALSPEGAAYLPHIQSAFTTIASSTTELFEPRAVQTVSIRVPISFALLILVPALTDLAEALPRIQLDLVTIHRPTDYDLPGSALDIRFGNGSFPGREADRLTAERLVPVASPTLAGAADWTAMPLLLVAGAREMWAEWFAAAGLAGHPQRSHRFDSFVAAMEAASAGAGVLLGSRPLVDAALKSRSLLPLSDFELSSNSGHFLTCASTARLTSAEADFRKWLLRHLSGATSA, from the coding sequence ATGCATCGAAAACCCATTCCCGCACTGCCTCCCCTCGACTGGCTGCGCAGTTTCGAAGCCGCGGCACGGCTGTCGAATTTCACGGCGGCAGCGGCCGAGCTCGGCCTGACCCAGGCGGCCGTCAGCCAGCATATCCGGCTGCTCGAGGAGCGGTTGAAGACGCGCCTGTTCTCGCGGCTGGCGCGCGGCGTCGCGCTGTCGCCGGAGGGTGCCGCCTACCTGCCGCACATCCAGTCGGCCTTCACCACCATCGCCAGCAGCACCACGGAACTGTTCGAGCCGCGCGCCGTGCAGACCGTGTCGATCCGGGTGCCGATCTCTTTCGCCTTACTGATATTGGTCCCGGCGCTGACCGATCTCGCCGAGGCGCTGCCGCGCATCCAGCTCGATCTGGTGACGATCCATCGGCCGACCGACTATGATTTGCCGGGCTCCGCGCTCGATATCCGTTTCGGCAACGGCTCCTTTCCCGGACGCGAGGCTGACAGGCTGACCGCCGAGCGGCTCGTGCCGGTGGCAAGTCCGACCCTCGCCGGTGCAGCCGATTGGACAGCCATGCCGCTGCTTCTGGTCGCCGGCGCCCGCGAAATGTGGGCGGAATGGTTCGCGGCCGCCGGACTGGCCGGCCACCCTCAGCGGTCGCACCGCTTCGACAGTTTCGTCGCCGCGATGGAAGCGGCGAGCGCCGGCGCCGGCGTGCTTCTGGGGTCGCGGCCGCTTGTCGACGCGGCGCTCAAGAGCAGGAGCCTGCTGCCGCTTTCCGATTTCGAACTCTCCAGCAACTCGGGCCATTTTCTGACCTGCGCATCGACCGCGCGGCTGACCAGCGCCGAAGCGGATTTCCGCAAGTGGCTGCTGAGGCACCTCTCCGGTGCCACCTCGGCCTGA
- the tmpA gene encoding 2-trimethylaminoethylphosphonate dioxygenase: MLTHAMIGDEGRTIELGWQGGRRTRFHAMWLRDNALDDKTRSAGNGQRLITILDIPAETRIGAAAIKGGALEVSFVPEGKTVSFPAQWLSANAYDRDEPREPGWTGDIIQRWTKATMQNSVPRARYPAASNSRSVLREWLSAVRTYGFAVMDGLPAESGALCKVSDLFGYIRETNYGRWFEVRAEVNPNNLAYTNLGLQAHTDNPYRDPVPTLQILACVENTVEGGESSVVDGFAVAAALQAENPEGFRLLSSCPARFEYAGSSGVRLQAKRPMIELGPDGELICIRFNNRSLAPVVDVPFADMDAYYAAYRRFAELIEDPAFEVTFKLQPGQAFIVDNTRVMHARKAFSGTGKRWLQGCYADKDGLLSTLAAIEHSFKEAAE, from the coding sequence ATGCTCACCCACGCGATGATTGGCGACGAAGGCAGAACGATCGAACTTGGCTGGCAGGGCGGGCGGCGCACCCGCTTTCATGCAATGTGGCTGCGCGACAACGCGCTCGACGACAAGACGCGCAGCGCCGGCAATGGCCAGCGGCTGATCACCATCCTCGACATTCCGGCCGAGACGAGGATCGGCGCGGCTGCGATCAAGGGCGGCGCGCTGGAAGTCAGCTTCGTGCCGGAAGGAAAAACGGTCAGCTTTCCGGCGCAATGGCTGAGCGCCAACGCCTATGATCGCGACGAGCCCCGCGAGCCCGGCTGGACAGGCGATATCATCCAGCGCTGGACCAAGGCGACGATGCAGAATTCGGTGCCGCGCGCCCGATACCCGGCCGCCTCTAACAGCCGCAGCGTCCTGCGCGAATGGCTTTCGGCGGTGCGGACCTACGGCTTTGCGGTGATGGATGGCCTGCCGGCGGAATCCGGGGCACTGTGCAAGGTCTCCGATCTGTTCGGTTATATCAGGGAGACCAATTACGGCCGCTGGTTCGAAGTGCGTGCCGAAGTCAATCCGAACAATCTCGCCTATACCAATCTCGGCCTCCAGGCGCACACCGACAATCCCTATCGCGATCCGGTGCCGACGCTGCAGATCCTGGCCTGTGTCGAGAATACGGTGGAAGGTGGCGAGTCCAGCGTCGTCGACGGCTTTGCCGTCGCGGCCGCGCTGCAGGCCGAAAACCCCGAGGGCTTCCGGTTGCTGAGTTCCTGTCCGGCGCGTTTCGAATATGCCGGCTCGTCCGGCGTGCGGCTGCAGGCGAAGCGCCCGATGATCGAGCTCGGACCGGATGGCGAGCTGATCTGCATCCGCTTCAACAACCGCTCGCTGGCGCCTGTCGTCGATGTGCCGTTCGCCGATATGGACGCCTACTATGCCGCCTATCGCCGGTTCGCCGAGCTGATCGAGGATCCAGCCTTCGAAGTGACGTTCAAGCTTCAGCCTGGCCAGGCCTTCATCGTCGACAACACCCGCGTCATGCATGCGCGCAAGGCGTTCTCCGGCACCGGCAAGCGCTGGCTGCAGGGCTGCTACGCCGACAAGGACGGCCTGCTGTCGACGCTTGCCGCGATCGAGCACAGCTTCAAGGAGGCCGCCGAATGA
- the tmpB gene encoding (R)-1-hydroxy-2-trimethylaminoethylphosphonate oxygenase: protein MSGQDLNADNIVEFIADIFERRGAESYLGEPVTMSEHMLQGAWLAEQDGAPEVLVAAALLHDIGHYTSEFGTYSPDDVEDKHHDEAGGEVLAPFFPPVIVECVRLHVAAKRYLCAVDPTYFSRLSPASVHTLSLQGGPMSADEVADFRKNPFHEEAVRVRIWDEGGKVANMKTRAFRDYVPLLQRVVHDFANRA from the coding sequence ATGAGCGGTCAGGACCTGAACGCGGACAACATCGTCGAATTCATCGCCGACATTTTCGAACGCCGGGGCGCTGAATCCTATCTCGGCGAGCCGGTGACGATGTCCGAGCACATGCTGCAGGGCGCCTGGCTGGCGGAACAGGACGGTGCGCCCGAAGTTCTGGTGGCGGCGGCACTGCTGCACGACATCGGCCACTACACCAGCGAGTTCGGCACCTATTCGCCCGACGATGTCGAGGACAAGCACCATGACGAGGCCGGCGGCGAGGTGCTTGCGCCGTTCTTCCCTCCGGTCATCGTCGAATGCGTCCGCCTGCATGTCGCGGCCAAGCGCTATCTCTGCGCCGTCGACCCGACCTATTTCTCCAGGCTGTCGCCGGCTTCGGTGCATACGCTGTCGCTGCAGGGCGGACCGATGAGCGCCGACGAGGTGGCCGATTTTCGCAAGAACCCGTTCCACGAGGAAGCGGTGCGGGTGCGCATCTGGGACGAGGGTGGCAAGGTCGCCAACATGAAGACGCGGGCGTTTCGCGATTACGTGCCGCTGCTGCAGCGCGTGGTGCACGATTTCGCCAACCGCGC